From Dreissena polymorpha isolate Duluth1 chromosome 15, UMN_Dpol_1.0, whole genome shotgun sequence, a single genomic window includes:
- the LOC127860084 gene encoding SWI/SNF complex subunit SMARCC2-like isoform X4 has protein sequence MAVQRKKDGTPNTKFFESVETIAQFDSVRTWLHKNCKKYTQADPPTNKSLSSLVLQLLQFQEEAFGKSVSNPPLTKLPMKCFLDFKPCGALCQILAAVFKFKTDQGWRRMDFQSPSRMDRNVEMFMQIMKSLQTNKCHVQPNICIKSTLDKPLISRLRDIIKRHQGLITDNEDEATHIIHGMPSAASTEEEWCRPVLKRDRHALVHFWYTPDSYDTWMPDLGCEQEPEPAWSQSGAWEVTARWLLDLEEYNEWMNEEDYLAEEEVCLVVEKSRVRYETKKIKKKFPTKYTMDDLTGDERSKKKKRKRSPSPVQEKKSKRKGSRQSMAGSSVKKGRRDDEEEDLTADMEDPTPEPNIQEVPLSKTAPRSSKDSELQPLKGGTVVDMEEEQAQQAGEGGHTDEPTDAGETKGDKDEVEDSVTEQTHHIIIPSYASWFDYNGINAIERRALPEFFNGKNKSKSPEVYLAYRNFMLDTYRLNPMEYLTSTACRRNLAGDVCAIMRVHAFLEQWGLVNYQVDSESRPTGMGPPPTSHFHILADTPSGLQPVNPPRVNQPSAAKQIVNFDEGKDGDYKKDIPNFGLRTDIYGKKNKDKGSATRTRDWTDQETLLLLEALEMYKDDWNKVSEHVGSRTQDECILQFLRLPIEDPYLEEDMGHLGPLTYQPLPFSQAGNPVMSTVAFLASTVDPRVASSAAKAALETFSKMKDEVPPGLIDAHVKTVEKAIAEGQDVGPEFGLEQTGIAGTAPDEDGEKKEEDKDKPDGEVKSEGDTSEVKKEPMETEDGEKKDDSAKETDKTEEAKQGDKGEDGKAGDKAEGEVSKEGEGKEVVRRIDDKDKGNIATAAAAALSAAAVKAKHLAAVEERKIKSLVALLVETQMKKLEIKLRHFDELEAIMDREREALELQRQQLLQERQQFHMEQVRAAEYRARQIAMQQLSTEPKHAPQLGAGDGTGVTLAPVITTTSLGQPYPTSGSPMTPMGPSAQQGSPAPHSSHLPKVDMSQGDGDSNASEPMDTQLPPSSAVPAT, from the exons TACACTCAAGCGGACCCACCAACCAATAAAAGCTTATCAAGTTTGGTGCTGCAGCTTTTGCAGTTCCAGGAAGAAGCATTTGGCAAATCAGTCAGCAATCCACCATTAACAAAGTTGCCT ATGAAATGTTTCCTGGACTTTAAACCGTGTGGTGCACTTTGTCAAATTCTTGCTGCTGTTTTCAAGTTCAAAACAGACCAAGGATG GAGGAGAATGGACTTCCAGTCCCCGTCTCGTATGGACCGCAACGTAGAGATGTTCATGCAGATAATGAAGTCCCTGCAGACCAACAAGTGCCATGTGCAGCCCAACATCTGCATCAAGTCGACACTGGACAAGCCCCTGATCTCGCGGCTACGAGACATCATCAAGAGACACCAGGGGCTGATCACTGACAATGAGGACGAGGCTACACATATCATCCATGGAATGCCTTCTGCAGCCAGTACAGAGG AGGAATGGTGTCGCCCAGTGTTGAAAAGGGACAGACATGCCCTTGTTCACTTCTGGTACACTCCAGACAG CTATGACACATGGATGCCAGATTTGGGCTGTGAGCAGGAACCAGAGCCTGCATGGTCCCAGTCAGGAGCGTGGGAG GTGACTGCTAGGTGGCTGCTGGACCTGGAGGAATACAATGAGTGGATGAACGAGGAGGACTACCTAGCTGAGGAAGAGGTGTGTCTTGTCGTTGAGAAGTCCCGAGTCCGC TACGAAACAAAGAAGATTAAGAAGAAGTTTCCAACCAAATACACCATGGATGAT TTGACTGGAGATGAGCGCAGTAAGAAGAAGAAACGCAAGAGGTCGCCCTCTCCAGTCCAGGAGAAGAAGTCAAAACGTAAAGG GAGCCGTCAGTCGATGGCGGGGTCCTCAGTGAAGAAGGGGCGGAGAGATGACGAGGAAGAGGATCTGACAGCTGACATGGAGGACCCCACACCAGAACCCAACATACAGGAGGTCCCTCTGTCCAAAACTG CACCCCGTAGCAGCAAAGACAGTGAGTTGCAGCCCCTGAAGGGAGGCACCGTGGTAGACATGGAGGAGGAGCAGGCACAGCAG GCGGGTGAAGGCGGTCACACAGATGAGCCCACTGATGCTGGTGAGACCAAGGGTGACAAGGATGAAGTAGAGGACTCGGTGACAGAGCAGACCCACCACATCATCATCCCAAGCTACGCCTCCTGGTTTGACTACAATGGCATAAACGCCATCGAGAGGAGGGCACTGCCCGAGTTCTTCAACGGCAAGAACAAGTCCAAGTCACCTGAAGT GTATTTGGCGTACCGTAACTTCATGCTGGACACCTACCGTCTCAACCCTATGGAGTATCTGACCAGTACCGCCTGTAGGAGGAACTTGGCTGGAGATGTCTGTGCAATCATGAG AGTGCATGCGTTCCTGGAGCAGTGGGGCCTGGTGAACTACCAGGTGGACTCTGAGAGTCGCCCCACAGGCATGGGTCCCCCACCAACCTCCCACTTCCACATCCTGGCAGACACACCATCCGGGCTGCAACCTGTCAACCCACCCAGGGTCAACCAG CCCTCTGCAGCCAAACAGATTGTGAATTTTGATGAAGGAAAAGATGGTGATTACAAAAAAGATATTCCAAACTTTGGTTTGCGCACAGATATCTATGGCAAAAAGAACAAG GACAAAGGCTCTGCAACGCGTACACGAGACTGGACCGACCAGGAGACGCTGCTGCTCCTGGAGGCCCTGGAGATGTACAAGGACGACTGGAACAAGGTGTCCGAACACGTGGGGTCCCGCACACAGGACGAATGCATACTGCAGTTCCTCAGGCTGCCCATAGAGGACCCGTATCTGGAGGAAGACATGGGACACCTGG GCCCACTGACGTACCAACCGCTGCCATTCTCCCAGGCAGGTAATCCTGTCATGTCTACTGTGGCCTTCCTTGCCTCCACAGTGGACCCACGTGTGGCCAGCTCAGCAGCCAAGGCAGCTCTCG AAACCTTTTCCAAGATGAAAGATGAGGTGCCTCCAGGGTTGATTGATGCCCATGTGAAGACAGTTGAGAAGGCTATTGCAGAGGGGCAGGATGTTGGACCAGAGTTCGGCCTTGAGCAGACTGGGATTGCAGGGACAGCACCAGATGAGGATG GGGAGAAGAAAGAAGAAGACAAAGATAAGCCTGACGGagaggtgaagtctgagggggATACTTCTGAAGTCAAG AAAGAACCGATGGAGACAGAGGATGGAGAGAAGAAAGATGACAGTGCCAAGGAGACTGACAAGACAGAGGAAGCTAAACAG GGAGACAAGGGAGAGGATGGTAAAGCAGGAGACAAGGCTGAAGGTGAAGTCAGCAAGGAAGGGGAGGGCAAGGAGGTGGTACGCCGTATTGATGACAAAGACAAGGGAAACATCGCAACTGCAGCAGCAGCTGCCCTCTCTGCAGCAGCTGTGAAAGCTAAG CATCTGGCTGCGGTGGAGGAGCGTAAGATCAAGAGCCTGGTGGCCCTGCTAGTGGAGACTCAGATGAAGAAACTGGAGATCAAACTACGCCACTTTGATGAGCTTGAGGCCATCATGGACAGGGAGAGAGAGGCA CTGGAGCTACAGAGACAGCAGCTGCTGCAAGAGCGCCAGCAGTTCCACATGGAGCAGGTCCGGGCTGCCGAGTACCGGGCCAGGCAGATAGCCATGCAGCAGCTCTCCACCGAGCCGAAACATGCACCACAGCTTGGCGCCGGAGATG GTACAGGCGTGACTCTTGCTCCGGTCATAACCACCACGTCTCTAGGCCAGCCCTACCCCACTTCTGGGTCACCAATGACTCCCATGGGCCCCTCGGCTCAGCAGGGGTCACCGGCCCCACACTCTTCACACCTCCCCAAGGTTGACATGTCACAAG GGGACGGGGACTCCAATGCCTCAGAGCCCATGGACACACAACTCCCGCCCTCCTCTGCAGTACCAGCCACCTAG
- the LOC127860084 gene encoding SWI/SNF complex subunit SMARCC2-like isoform X1, producing MAVQRKKDGTPNTKFFESVETIAQFDSVRTWLHKNCKKYTQADPPTNKSLSSLVLQLLQFQEEAFGKSVSNPPLTKLPMKCFLDFKPCGALCQILAAVFKFKTDQGWRRMDFQSPSRMDRNVEMFMQIMKSLQTNKCHVQPNICIKSTLDKPLISRLRDIIKRHQGLITDNEDEATHIIHGMPSAASTEEEWCRPVLKRDRHALVHFWYTPDSYDTWMPDLGCEQEPEPAWSQSGAWEVTARWLLDLEEYNEWMNEEDYLAEEEVCLVVEKSRVRYETKKIKKKFPTKYTMDDLTGDERSKKKKRKRSPSPVQEKKSKRKGSRQSMAGSSVKKGRRDDEEEDLTADMEDPTPEPNIQEVPLSKTAPRSSKDSELQPLKGGTVVDMEEEQAQQAGEGGHTDEPTDAGETKGDKDEVEDSVTEQTHHIIIPSYASWFDYNGINAIERRALPEFFNGKNKSKSPEVYLAYRNFMLDTYRLNPMEYLTSTACRRNLAGDVCAIMRVHAFLEQWGLVNYQVDSESRPTGMGPPPTSHFHILADTPSGLQPVNPPRVNQPSAAKQIVNFDEGKDGDYKKDIPNFGLRTDIYGKKNKDKGSATRTRDWTDQETLLLLEALEMYKDDWNKVSEHVGSRTQDECILQFLRLPIEDPYLEEDMGHLGPLTYQPLPFSQAGNPVMSTVAFLASTVDPRVASSAAKAALETFSKMKDEVPPGLIDAHVKTVEKAIAEGQDVGPEFGLEQTGIAGTAPDEDGRLVQYRPLLGHGAGTAPDEDGRLVQYRPLIGHGAGTAPDEDGEKKEEDKDKPDGEVKSEGDTSEVKKEPMETEDGEKKDDSAKETDKTEEAKQGDKGEDGKAGDKAEGEVSKEGEGKEVVRRIDDKDKGNIATAAAAALSAAAVKAKHLAAVEERKIKSLVALLVETQMKKLEIKLRHFDELEAIMDREREALELQRQQLLQERQQFHMEQVRAAEYRARQIAMQQLSTEPKHAPQLGAGDGTGVTLAPVITTTSLGQPYPTSGSPMTPMGPSAQQGSPAPHSSHLPKVDMSQGDGDSNASEPMDTQLPPSSAVPAT from the exons TACACTCAAGCGGACCCACCAACCAATAAAAGCTTATCAAGTTTGGTGCTGCAGCTTTTGCAGTTCCAGGAAGAAGCATTTGGCAAATCAGTCAGCAATCCACCATTAACAAAGTTGCCT ATGAAATGTTTCCTGGACTTTAAACCGTGTGGTGCACTTTGTCAAATTCTTGCTGCTGTTTTCAAGTTCAAAACAGACCAAGGATG GAGGAGAATGGACTTCCAGTCCCCGTCTCGTATGGACCGCAACGTAGAGATGTTCATGCAGATAATGAAGTCCCTGCAGACCAACAAGTGCCATGTGCAGCCCAACATCTGCATCAAGTCGACACTGGACAAGCCCCTGATCTCGCGGCTACGAGACATCATCAAGAGACACCAGGGGCTGATCACTGACAATGAGGACGAGGCTACACATATCATCCATGGAATGCCTTCTGCAGCCAGTACAGAGG AGGAATGGTGTCGCCCAGTGTTGAAAAGGGACAGACATGCCCTTGTTCACTTCTGGTACACTCCAGACAG CTATGACACATGGATGCCAGATTTGGGCTGTGAGCAGGAACCAGAGCCTGCATGGTCCCAGTCAGGAGCGTGGGAG GTGACTGCTAGGTGGCTGCTGGACCTGGAGGAATACAATGAGTGGATGAACGAGGAGGACTACCTAGCTGAGGAAGAGGTGTGTCTTGTCGTTGAGAAGTCCCGAGTCCGC TACGAAACAAAGAAGATTAAGAAGAAGTTTCCAACCAAATACACCATGGATGAT TTGACTGGAGATGAGCGCAGTAAGAAGAAGAAACGCAAGAGGTCGCCCTCTCCAGTCCAGGAGAAGAAGTCAAAACGTAAAGG GAGCCGTCAGTCGATGGCGGGGTCCTCAGTGAAGAAGGGGCGGAGAGATGACGAGGAAGAGGATCTGACAGCTGACATGGAGGACCCCACACCAGAACCCAACATACAGGAGGTCCCTCTGTCCAAAACTG CACCCCGTAGCAGCAAAGACAGTGAGTTGCAGCCCCTGAAGGGAGGCACCGTGGTAGACATGGAGGAGGAGCAGGCACAGCAG GCGGGTGAAGGCGGTCACACAGATGAGCCCACTGATGCTGGTGAGACCAAGGGTGACAAGGATGAAGTAGAGGACTCGGTGACAGAGCAGACCCACCACATCATCATCCCAAGCTACGCCTCCTGGTTTGACTACAATGGCATAAACGCCATCGAGAGGAGGGCACTGCCCGAGTTCTTCAACGGCAAGAACAAGTCCAAGTCACCTGAAGT GTATTTGGCGTACCGTAACTTCATGCTGGACACCTACCGTCTCAACCCTATGGAGTATCTGACCAGTACCGCCTGTAGGAGGAACTTGGCTGGAGATGTCTGTGCAATCATGAG AGTGCATGCGTTCCTGGAGCAGTGGGGCCTGGTGAACTACCAGGTGGACTCTGAGAGTCGCCCCACAGGCATGGGTCCCCCACCAACCTCCCACTTCCACATCCTGGCAGACACACCATCCGGGCTGCAACCTGTCAACCCACCCAGGGTCAACCAG CCCTCTGCAGCCAAACAGATTGTGAATTTTGATGAAGGAAAAGATGGTGATTACAAAAAAGATATTCCAAACTTTGGTTTGCGCACAGATATCTATGGCAAAAAGAACAAG GACAAAGGCTCTGCAACGCGTACACGAGACTGGACCGACCAGGAGACGCTGCTGCTCCTGGAGGCCCTGGAGATGTACAAGGACGACTGGAACAAGGTGTCCGAACACGTGGGGTCCCGCACACAGGACGAATGCATACTGCAGTTCCTCAGGCTGCCCATAGAGGACCCGTATCTGGAGGAAGACATGGGACACCTGG GCCCACTGACGTACCAACCGCTGCCATTCTCCCAGGCAGGTAATCCTGTCATGTCTACTGTGGCCTTCCTTGCCTCCACAGTGGACCCACGTGTGGCCAGCTCAGCAGCCAAGGCAGCTCTCG AAACCTTTTCCAAGATGAAAGATGAGGTGCCTCCAGGGTTGATTGATGCCCATGTGAAGACAGTTGAGAAGGCTATTGCAGAGGGGCAGGATGTTGGACCAGAGTTCGGCCTTGAGCAGACTGGGATTGCAGGGACAGCACCAGATGAGGATGGTAGGCTTGTACAGTACAGACCTCTCTTAGGACATGGTGCAGGGACAGCACCAGATGAGGATGGTAGGCTTGTACAGTACAGACCTCTCATAGGACATGGTGCAGGGACAGCACCAGATGAGGATG GGGAGAAGAAAGAAGAAGACAAAGATAAGCCTGACGGagaggtgaagtctgagggggATACTTCTGAAGTCAAG AAAGAACCGATGGAGACAGAGGATGGAGAGAAGAAAGATGACAGTGCCAAGGAGACTGACAAGACAGAGGAAGCTAAACAG GGAGACAAGGGAGAGGATGGTAAAGCAGGAGACAAGGCTGAAGGTGAAGTCAGCAAGGAAGGGGAGGGCAAGGAGGTGGTACGCCGTATTGATGACAAAGACAAGGGAAACATCGCAACTGCAGCAGCAGCTGCCCTCTCTGCAGCAGCTGTGAAAGCTAAG CATCTGGCTGCGGTGGAGGAGCGTAAGATCAAGAGCCTGGTGGCCCTGCTAGTGGAGACTCAGATGAAGAAACTGGAGATCAAACTACGCCACTTTGATGAGCTTGAGGCCATCATGGACAGGGAGAGAGAGGCA CTGGAGCTACAGAGACAGCAGCTGCTGCAAGAGCGCCAGCAGTTCCACATGGAGCAGGTCCGGGCTGCCGAGTACCGGGCCAGGCAGATAGCCATGCAGCAGCTCTCCACCGAGCCGAAACATGCACCACAGCTTGGCGCCGGAGATG GTACAGGCGTGACTCTTGCTCCGGTCATAACCACCACGTCTCTAGGCCAGCCCTACCCCACTTCTGGGTCACCAATGACTCCCATGGGCCCCTCGGCTCAGCAGGGGTCACCGGCCCCACACTCTTCACACCTCCCCAAGGTTGACATGTCACAAG GGGACGGGGACTCCAATGCCTCAGAGCCCATGGACACACAACTCCCGCCCTCCTCTGCAGTACCAGCCACCTAG
- the LOC127860084 gene encoding SWI/SNF complex subunit SMARCC2-like isoform X3: MAVQRKKDGTPNTKFFESVETIAQFDSVRTWLHKNCKKYTQADPPTNKSLSSLVLQLLQFQEEAFGKSVSNPPLTKLPMKCFLDFKPCGALCQILAAVFKFKTDQGWRRMDFQSPSRMDRNVEMFMQIMKSLQTNKCHVQPNICIKSTLDKPLISRLRDIIKRHQGLITDNEDEATHIIHGMPSAASTEEEWCRPVLKRDRHALVHFWYTPDSYDTWMPDLGCEQEPEPAWSQSGAWEVTARWLLDLEEYNEWMNEEDYLAEEEVCLVVEKSRVRYETKKIKKKFPTKYTMDDLTGDERSKKKKRKRSPSPVQEKKSKRKGSRQSMAGSSVKKGRRDDEEEDLTADMEDPTPEPNIQEVPLSKTAPRSSKDSELQPLKGGTVVDMEEEQAQQAGEGGHTDEPTDAGETKGDKDEVEDSVTEQTHHIIIPSYASWFDYNGINAIERRALPEFFNGKNKSKSPEVYLAYRNFMLDTYRLNPMEYLTSTACRRNLAGDVCAIMRVHAFLEQWGLVNYQVDSESRPTGMGPPPTSHFHILADTPSGLQPVNPPRVNQPSAAKQIVNFDEGKDGDYKKDIPNFGLRTDIYGKKNKDKGSATRTRDWTDQETLLLLEALEMYKDDWNKVSEHVGSRTQDECILQFLRLPIEDPYLEEDMGHLGPLTYQPLPFSQAGNPVMSTVAFLASTVDPRVASSAAKAALETFSKMKDEVPPGLIDAHVKTVEKAIAEGQDVGPEFGLEQTGIAGTAPDEDGRLVQYRPLLGHGAGTAPDEDGEKKEEDKDKPDGEVKSEGDTSEVKKEPMETEDGEKKDDSAKETDKTEEAKQGDKGEDGKAGDKAEGEVSKEGEGKEVVRRIDDKDKGNIATAAAAALSAAAVKAKHLAAVEERKIKSLVALLVETQMKKLEIKLRHFDELEAIMDREREALELQRQQLLQERQQFHMEQVRAAEYRARQIAMQQLSTEPKHAPQLGAGDGTGVTLAPVITTTSLGQPYPTSGSPMTPMGPSAQQGSPAPHSSHLPKVDMSQGDGDSNASEPMDTQLPPSSAVPAT; the protein is encoded by the exons TACACTCAAGCGGACCCACCAACCAATAAAAGCTTATCAAGTTTGGTGCTGCAGCTTTTGCAGTTCCAGGAAGAAGCATTTGGCAAATCAGTCAGCAATCCACCATTAACAAAGTTGCCT ATGAAATGTTTCCTGGACTTTAAACCGTGTGGTGCACTTTGTCAAATTCTTGCTGCTGTTTTCAAGTTCAAAACAGACCAAGGATG GAGGAGAATGGACTTCCAGTCCCCGTCTCGTATGGACCGCAACGTAGAGATGTTCATGCAGATAATGAAGTCCCTGCAGACCAACAAGTGCCATGTGCAGCCCAACATCTGCATCAAGTCGACACTGGACAAGCCCCTGATCTCGCGGCTACGAGACATCATCAAGAGACACCAGGGGCTGATCACTGACAATGAGGACGAGGCTACACATATCATCCATGGAATGCCTTCTGCAGCCAGTACAGAGG AGGAATGGTGTCGCCCAGTGTTGAAAAGGGACAGACATGCCCTTGTTCACTTCTGGTACACTCCAGACAG CTATGACACATGGATGCCAGATTTGGGCTGTGAGCAGGAACCAGAGCCTGCATGGTCCCAGTCAGGAGCGTGGGAG GTGACTGCTAGGTGGCTGCTGGACCTGGAGGAATACAATGAGTGGATGAACGAGGAGGACTACCTAGCTGAGGAAGAGGTGTGTCTTGTCGTTGAGAAGTCCCGAGTCCGC TACGAAACAAAGAAGATTAAGAAGAAGTTTCCAACCAAATACACCATGGATGAT TTGACTGGAGATGAGCGCAGTAAGAAGAAGAAACGCAAGAGGTCGCCCTCTCCAGTCCAGGAGAAGAAGTCAAAACGTAAAGG GAGCCGTCAGTCGATGGCGGGGTCCTCAGTGAAGAAGGGGCGGAGAGATGACGAGGAAGAGGATCTGACAGCTGACATGGAGGACCCCACACCAGAACCCAACATACAGGAGGTCCCTCTGTCCAAAACTG CACCCCGTAGCAGCAAAGACAGTGAGTTGCAGCCCCTGAAGGGAGGCACCGTGGTAGACATGGAGGAGGAGCAGGCACAGCAG GCGGGTGAAGGCGGTCACACAGATGAGCCCACTGATGCTGGTGAGACCAAGGGTGACAAGGATGAAGTAGAGGACTCGGTGACAGAGCAGACCCACCACATCATCATCCCAAGCTACGCCTCCTGGTTTGACTACAATGGCATAAACGCCATCGAGAGGAGGGCACTGCCCGAGTTCTTCAACGGCAAGAACAAGTCCAAGTCACCTGAAGT GTATTTGGCGTACCGTAACTTCATGCTGGACACCTACCGTCTCAACCCTATGGAGTATCTGACCAGTACCGCCTGTAGGAGGAACTTGGCTGGAGATGTCTGTGCAATCATGAG AGTGCATGCGTTCCTGGAGCAGTGGGGCCTGGTGAACTACCAGGTGGACTCTGAGAGTCGCCCCACAGGCATGGGTCCCCCACCAACCTCCCACTTCCACATCCTGGCAGACACACCATCCGGGCTGCAACCTGTCAACCCACCCAGGGTCAACCAG CCCTCTGCAGCCAAACAGATTGTGAATTTTGATGAAGGAAAAGATGGTGATTACAAAAAAGATATTCCAAACTTTGGTTTGCGCACAGATATCTATGGCAAAAAGAACAAG GACAAAGGCTCTGCAACGCGTACACGAGACTGGACCGACCAGGAGACGCTGCTGCTCCTGGAGGCCCTGGAGATGTACAAGGACGACTGGAACAAGGTGTCCGAACACGTGGGGTCCCGCACACAGGACGAATGCATACTGCAGTTCCTCAGGCTGCCCATAGAGGACCCGTATCTGGAGGAAGACATGGGACACCTGG GCCCACTGACGTACCAACCGCTGCCATTCTCCCAGGCAGGTAATCCTGTCATGTCTACTGTGGCCTTCCTTGCCTCCACAGTGGACCCACGTGTGGCCAGCTCAGCAGCCAAGGCAGCTCTCG AAACCTTTTCCAAGATGAAAGATGAGGTGCCTCCAGGGTTGATTGATGCCCATGTGAAGACAGTTGAGAAGGCTATTGCAGAGGGGCAGGATGTTGGACCAGAGTTCGGCCTTGAGCAGACTGGGATTGCAGGGACAGCACCAGATGAGGATGGTAGGCTTGTACAGTACAGACCTCTCTTAGGACATGGTGCAGGGACAGCACCAGATGAGGATG GGGAGAAGAAAGAAGAAGACAAAGATAAGCCTGACGGagaggtgaagtctgagggggATACTTCTGAAGTCAAG AAAGAACCGATGGAGACAGAGGATGGAGAGAAGAAAGATGACAGTGCCAAGGAGACTGACAAGACAGAGGAAGCTAAACAG GGAGACAAGGGAGAGGATGGTAAAGCAGGAGACAAGGCTGAAGGTGAAGTCAGCAAGGAAGGGGAGGGCAAGGAGGTGGTACGCCGTATTGATGACAAAGACAAGGGAAACATCGCAACTGCAGCAGCAGCTGCCCTCTCTGCAGCAGCTGTGAAAGCTAAG CATCTGGCTGCGGTGGAGGAGCGTAAGATCAAGAGCCTGGTGGCCCTGCTAGTGGAGACTCAGATGAAGAAACTGGAGATCAAACTACGCCACTTTGATGAGCTTGAGGCCATCATGGACAGGGAGAGAGAGGCA CTGGAGCTACAGAGACAGCAGCTGCTGCAAGAGCGCCAGCAGTTCCACATGGAGCAGGTCCGGGCTGCCGAGTACCGGGCCAGGCAGATAGCCATGCAGCAGCTCTCCACCGAGCCGAAACATGCACCACAGCTTGGCGCCGGAGATG GTACAGGCGTGACTCTTGCTCCGGTCATAACCACCACGTCTCTAGGCCAGCCCTACCCCACTTCTGGGTCACCAATGACTCCCATGGGCCCCTCGGCTCAGCAGGGGTCACCGGCCCCACACTCTTCACACCTCCCCAAGGTTGACATGTCACAAG GGGACGGGGACTCCAATGCCTCAGAGCCCATGGACACACAACTCCCGCCCTCCTCTGCAGTACCAGCCACCTAG